The segment TTATAGCTACTTTAGTAACCCAGGCCAGAAGTAGTgaaagattttgttttcttttgtttggtctgtgtttttgtttgaataatatTAGCTACGTAATACACCGTGGCATGTGTGTTAGAGTGCATTTAAAGCTCAAGGCACAACTCTTCAGCCATACTGACTGTACATAAGTATCTTGCCAGGACATGCATTTGACCACTTACATGTGCAACTTTCTTTCAGTGCTAGTTTTTCAACATGGTACGTTTGACAGCCCTAGTTTGCTGTAGTTCATACTGGGTGGTTTAATGGTCTCTTTCCAGCTCTCAGCTGAATCACTGATACTGCCACAGCCTGTCGtctttataaaagcatttttactgaATGATCACTGACTGAGAGCCTTGTGGCTCCAGACGCGAGACCCCTGAAGTCCTGAGTGATTCTTTTAATAAGCACTGTTCCTGTCACATTTAATCAGAAAATGACATTCAGCAAACTGCTGCACTGAAGCACTGCGGTATCTTCGGAATTATGTTGCATCTATACAGGCACATGTGTTCGTTTTAAAATAAACCGGCAGCTTTCATTCCTCATACCAAGCCGCTGTTGTCACGTAAAGTTTTTCTGGAAAGAGGCACACTAGTCATCTGCAGTGTTTGTGTGCCCGGGCAGTCATGTCGACACTGGAGGGAAGGATGGTTAATTAGGGCAAGTGAGAGACTGTTTTGTCTCCCTGAGGAGCTTTTGCTTCATGCTTCTGAAGTCATGAATAGCAAATGAAGAGAAGAGGCTGATCAAATTAAGCAAAAGGAAACAGGTCGTGGTGCAACAAATTCCGTTTACCTTTCCAAGTTGCTTGCGTGGCAGGGTTtggtgttgtgttttttttttttttgttagtgatattttaaatgaatgacattCTCAGGATAaattgtttgatgaaaaagagCTCcaaaattcttctttttttaaatgctgccaTACAAGTTTAAAGTGACACGAGGGGGAattgaaaatgacaaatatttaattttgggtTGAACTATTTCTTGAAGTGACTTGTTTGTCTTAAATGTCATAGGGAGCTTGAAGGGGTTTTATGGTCTTGTTCCATGATTACTTCTCTCTGTCCTTTCACAGTAAATTGGGTCACTTATTTCTTTAACTTTTACCATTTGAGATCTGACTCATGGTAATGTCTACCAAactttatgcaaaaatgtaggttgttttgttttgtgctcataaagtttatttgcattgaccctgagtgttttttttcaggcatATGAGCGCTCTGAGAGCGAGGAAGTGACTGTGATTGCCAAACTCGTGAAGAAGATTCTCATCATTATTTCCAGACCAGCAAGACTACTGGAGTGTCTGGTAAAAAGATGGTTCTGTACTAAGAAGAATGTATTTTTATCGCATTAAAaccttattttctgttttgggtCTAAGAGACCACAATACCAATTTTAATTTATGgttaagtgtgtatatatagagagagagagcttgtcTGATTACTGAGATTTTATGTGGGTTATTTAGCCCATTAATCtaccttttttgtaatttattattacaaaatctAATGCCTCAATCTAATGCCATTCATATAATCCTGACATGCCATGTTTCTGTTAACCATCAGGAGTTTGACCCTGAGGAGTTTTATCAGCGTCTCGAAGTTGCAGAAGACCAAGCAAAAATAGGCCAGGGCATCAAGACTGATATCCCCCGATATATCATCAGTCAACTGGGTCTCACCCGAGACCCCCTGGAGggtataattatgatttatctaGCACCTCACCCTTAAATTATACGTTTTGTCTATGTTGTAAAGGGTAATTAAATGTTAGCCTCAGGCAAACAAGTGATTGagttttctcttgtttttttttttttttggttcagaCATGGTGCAGCTTGAGCACAACAACTCAGGCAGCCCAAGCAGAGATCTGGATGACACTGCAGAGGTAAGGCAATAAATCAAAGCTTGACAAAATTCTTAAAGTTGCTCGCTGTTTCTCTACACTGCTGGAGGTCTCATACTTTTCTTTCCAGCCGAGGAGCAAGCTATTTCAGAAG is part of the Puntigrus tetrazona isolate hp1 unplaced genomic scaffold, ASM1883169v1 S000000160, whole genome shotgun sequence genome and harbors:
- the LOC122332997 gene encoding microtubule-associated serine/threonine-protein kinase 3-like; translated protein: MMNHVYKERFPKATAQMEGRLLAVIADYSPDRAPPLADGVLGFIQHQLVELVRDCLEKSRKGLITSCYFVELQEKLDNFLHEAYERSESEEVTVIAKLVKKILIIISRPARLLECLEFDPEEFYQRLEVAEDQAKIGQGIKTDIPRYIISQLGLTRDPLEDMVQLEHNNSGSPSRDLDDTAEVRQ